One genomic segment of Deinococcus aestuarii includes these proteins:
- a CDS encoding phosphoribosyltransferase: MTTATAKVTLTFAEISERLHAADLPEVDVVVGIARGGLVPASLVAHQLRVPLTVMRVNYRDDDNKPRGDEPRLLLPPDLDLSGKRVLLVDDVSVSGATLRFAAGLLGDTAHVTTLTLKGEADIVLFPEVRACVNWPWSLP; this comes from the coding sequence ATGACCACGGCGACCGCCAAAGTCACGCTGACCTTCGCCGAGATCAGCGAGCGCCTGCACGCCGCCGACCTGCCCGAGGTGGACGTGGTGGTGGGCATCGCCCGGGGCGGCCTGGTGCCCGCCAGCCTCGTCGCCCACCAACTGCGCGTCCCGCTGACCGTGATGCGGGTGAACTACCGCGATGACGACAACAAGCCGCGCGGCGACGAGCCACGGCTGCTTCTCCCCCCCGACCTCGACCTCAGCGGCAAACGGGTCCTGCTGGTGGACGACGTGAGCGTGAGCGGGGCGACCCTGCGCTTCGCTGCCGGATTGCTGGGTGACACCGCGCACGTCACCACCCTCACCCTCAAAGGCGAGGCGGATATTGTCCTCTTCCCAGAGGTGCGGGCGTGCGTGAACTGGCCCTGGAGCCTGCCGTGA
- a CDS encoding gluconokinase has product MRELALEPAVKTNAVIVMGVSGSGKTTIGAALAGRLGWAFADADDYHPAANREKMASGVPLTDEDRAPWLAALHELIADHVSRGRTLVLACSALKERYRRTLIGDLEGVRIVFAQGSRELIAERMSARHHFMPVALLDSQLAALEPPRDALNVDIRLPLEENVRRLAAELTDPA; this is encoded by the coding sequence GTGCGTGAACTGGCCCTGGAGCCTGCCGTGAAGACGAACGCCGTCATCGTCATGGGCGTGTCGGGCAGCGGCAAGACCACCATCGGGGCGGCGCTGGCCGGACGGCTGGGGTGGGCTTTCGCCGACGCCGACGACTACCACCCCGCCGCGAACCGCGAGAAGATGGCGAGCGGTGTCCCCCTGACCGACGAGGACCGCGCGCCCTGGCTGGCGGCCCTGCACGAACTCATCGCCGATCACGTGAGCCGGGGCAGGACGCTGGTCCTCGCCTGCTCGGCCCTCAAGGAGCGGTATCGCCGCACCCTGATCGGCGACCTGGAAGGTGTGCGGATCGTCTTTGCCCAGGGCAGCCGGGAACTCATCGCCGAGCGGATGAGCGCGCGGCACCACTTCATGCCCGTGGCGCTGCTCGACAGCCAGCTCGCCGCGCTGGAACCGCCACGGGACGCCCTGAACGTGGACATCCGCCTGCCGCTGGAGGAAAACGTCCGGCGTCTCGCCGCCGAGCTGACCGACCCGGCCTGA
- the gnd gene encoding decarboxylating NADP(+)-dependent phosphogluconate dehydrogenase translates to MTHPTPEVVPAAQNPAQADIGVIGLAVMGENLILNMASKGFTVAAFNRTVSRVTDFTSGRAKGQTIVGAATLEEFVAALKSPRKVMLMVKAGQAVDDFIALVKPHLEPGDIIIDGGNSHPADSTRRTKELAQDGLLFVGTGVSGGEEGALTGPSIMPGGNPQAWEAVKPIFQGIAARASDGTPCCEWVGSEGAGHFVKMVHNGIEYADMQMIAEAYHLLREVGGLTPPELASVFAEWNRGELNSYLIEITADILSKTDEVTGQPLVDVILDAAGQKGTGKWTSVAALDAGSPAATIAEAVFARALSALKDERVTASHFLPGPDAPSPVADRDAFVEQVRQALYASKIAAYAQGFQLLKLSAQDAGWHLDFASIARMWRAGCIIRAAFLDRVAEAFGEQHDLPNLLLAPYFREAIAGTQGAWRQVVSTAVLSGIPTPAFSSALAYYDGSRTARLPANLLQAQRDYFGAHTYERVDRPRGEFHHTNWTGRGGTTASSTYNA, encoded by the coding sequence ATGACCCACCCCACCCCGGAGGTCGTCCCCGCCGCCCAGAACCCCGCCCAGGCCGACATCGGCGTGATCGGGCTGGCGGTGATGGGCGAGAACCTGATCCTGAACATGGCGAGCAAGGGCTTCACGGTCGCCGCCTTCAACCGCACCGTCAGCCGCGTTACCGACTTCACCTCGGGGCGCGCGAAGGGGCAGACCATCGTGGGCGCGGCCACCCTGGAAGAGTTCGTGGCGGCCCTCAAGTCCCCGCGCAAGGTCATGCTGATGGTCAAGGCCGGGCAGGCGGTGGACGACTTCATCGCGCTGGTCAAACCCCACCTGGAACCCGGCGACATCATCATCGACGGCGGAAACAGCCACCCCGCCGACTCCACCCGGCGCACGAAGGAACTCGCGCAAGATGGCCTGCTCTTCGTCGGCACGGGCGTCTCGGGCGGCGAGGAGGGGGCGCTGACCGGCCCGAGCATCATGCCCGGCGGCAACCCGCAGGCGTGGGAGGCGGTCAAGCCGATCTTCCAGGGCATTGCGGCCCGCGCCTCCGACGGCACGCCCTGTTGCGAGTGGGTGGGCTCGGAGGGCGCCGGGCACTTCGTGAAGATGGTCCACAACGGCATCGAGTACGCCGACATGCAGATGATCGCGGAGGCGTACCACCTGCTCCGCGAGGTCGGCGGCCTGACCCCGCCCGAACTGGCTTCAGTCTTCGCCGAGTGGAACAGGGGCGAGCTGAACTCCTACCTCATCGAGATCACCGCCGACATTCTCTCCAAAACGGACGAGGTGACGGGGCAACCCCTGGTGGACGTGATTCTGGACGCCGCCGGGCAGAAGGGCACCGGCAAGTGGACCAGCGTGGCGGCGCTGGATGCGGGCAGTCCCGCCGCGACCATCGCCGAGGCCGTCTTCGCCCGCGCGCTGAGTGCCCTCAAGGACGAGCGGGTGACGGCGAGCCACTTTCTGCCCGGCCCGGACGCGCCCTCACCCGTCGCCGACCGGGACGCCTTCGTCGAGCAGGTGCGGCAAGCGCTGTACGCGAGCAAGATCGCCGCCTACGCCCAAGGTTTCCAACTGCTGAAGCTCAGCGCGCAGGACGCGGGGTGGCACCTCGACTTCGCCTCCATCGCGCGGATGTGGCGGGCGGGGTGCATCATCCGGGCGGCCTTCCTCGACCGGGTGGCGGAGGCGTTCGGGGAGCAGCACGACCTCCCCAACCTGCTGCTGGCGCCATACTTCCGGGAGGCCATCGCGGGAACGCAGGGGGCGTGGCGGCAGGTGGTGAGCACGGCGGTCCTCAGCGGGATTCCCACGCCCGCCTTCTCCAGCGCCCTTGCGTACTACGACGGCTCGCGGACGGCCCGCCTGCCCGCGAACCTGCTTCAGGCCCAGCGCGATTATTTCGGCGCCCACACCTATGAGCGGGTGGACCGCCCGCGCGGCGAGTTCCACCACACCAACTGGACCGGGCGCGGCGGCACGACGGCGAGCAGCACCTACAACGCCTGA
- a CDS encoding transaldolase family protein codes for MEALAGCDRLTVSSALLGELDRDEGGLERRLAPPAQAAEAEPRRTEAAFRWALVEDQMAGEKLTEGLRLFHQDDLRLRESVQAKLARLSVPQAVPTP; via the coding sequence GTGGAGGCGCTCGCGGGGTGTGACCGGCTGACCGTCAGCTCCGCCCTGCTCGGGGAACTCGACCGGGACGAGGGCGGGCTGGAACGTCGGCTCGCTCCCCCGGCCCAGGCGGCGGAGGCCGAACCCCGCCGGACAGAAGCGGCCTTCCGCTGGGCGCTCGTGGAAGACCAGATGGCCGGGGAGAAGCTCACGGAGGGCCTCCGGCTCTTCCACCAAGACGACCTCCGGTTGAGGGAAAGCGTTCAGGCGAAGCTCGCCCGGTTGTCTGTGCCGCAGGCCGTCCCCACACCCTGA
- a CDS encoding branched-chain amino acid ABC transporter substrate-binding protein, protein MKTKTTLTVIAVLALGSASAQTTIKVASLAPLSGGQGAIGTQARNGIDLAVREYQPQFKRLGLTLQFVPFDDQADPATGTAAARKIAADRQVLAVVGALNSGVTIPVSAALAPSRVALVSSASTANQVTDRGLSNMNRIVARDDAQGPAGANFITSNLKAKKVYVLNDKTAYGEGLANEVEKALKAKGVGVVANEGTEEKNDFSGIIAKIKLQRPDAIYFGGIYNQVGVFLRQLRDAGVTAPVVGGDGLDSLELLKIAGPGAESVYFTTGAAPVEALPAAKTFAATYRKAFGQPAQGFAVYGYDAAKVVLQGILNAAKANGNKAPTRAQVESAIRKGNFTGLLSGQASFNSVGDRKAATLYVMRVGGGQVKLSTTLPVKPGRS, encoded by the coding sequence ATGAAAACGAAGACCACCCTGACCGTGATCGCCGTCCTCGCCCTGGGCAGTGCCAGCGCCCAGACCACCATCAAGGTCGCCAGCCTCGCGCCGCTGTCCGGGGGGCAGGGCGCCATCGGAACCCAGGCCCGCAACGGCATCGACCTGGCGGTGCGCGAGTACCAGCCGCAGTTCAAGCGGCTGGGCCTGACCCTCCAGTTCGTGCCCTTCGACGATCAGGCCGACCCCGCCACCGGGACCGCTGCCGCCCGCAAGATCGCCGCCGACCGTCAGGTGCTCGCCGTGGTGGGGGCCCTGAACAGCGGCGTCACCATTCCGGTGAGTGCCGCCCTGGCCCCCAGCCGGGTGGCGCTGGTCAGCTCGGCGAGCACTGCCAACCAGGTCACCGACCGCGGCCTGAGCAACATGAACCGCATCGTGGCGCGTGACGACGCGCAGGGCCCGGCGGGGGCGAATTTCATCACCTCCAACCTGAAGGCCAAGAAGGTCTATGTCCTGAACGACAAGACCGCGTACGGCGAGGGACTGGCGAACGAGGTGGAAAAGGCCCTCAAGGCGAAGGGCGTGGGGGTGGTCGCCAACGAGGGCACCGAGGAGAAAAACGACTTCTCCGGGATCATCGCCAAGATCAAGCTCCAGCGCCCCGACGCGATCTACTTCGGCGGTATCTACAACCAGGTGGGCGTCTTTCTCCGGCAACTGCGCGACGCGGGCGTCACCGCCCCGGTGGTCGGCGGGGACGGCCTGGACAGCCTGGAACTGCTCAAAATCGCGGGGCCGGGGGCCGAGAGCGTGTACTTCACGACCGGCGCGGCCCCGGTGGAGGCGCTGCCCGCCGCGAAGACCTTTGCCGCCACCTATCGGAAGGCGTTCGGCCAGCCCGCCCAGGGCTTCGCGGTGTACGGGTACGACGCGGCGAAGGTGGTGCTTCAGGGCATCCTGAACGCGGCGAAGGCCAACGGGAACAAAGCGCCTACCCGCGCGCAGGTGGAAAGCGCCATCCGCAAGGGCAACTTCACCGGGCTGCTGTCGGGTCAGGCCAGCTTCAACAGCGTCGGGGACCGCAAGGCGGCCACCCTGTACGTGATGCGGGTCGGGGGCGGGCAGGTCAAGCTCAGCACCACCCTGCCCGTCAAGCCCGGCAGGTCCTGA
- a CDS encoding aldehyde dehydrogenase family protein — protein sequence MAARARHHRHAFADSGGSCARVNRSHVHERLSSEVVGRLAEAVSPLRAGNGVDLGPLVDEKIFRTSEEHVADTPEKGGWGRREDGA from the coding sequence CTGGCCGCCCGTGCCCGCCATCACCGCCACGCCTTCGCCGACAGCGGAGGGTCCTGCGCCCGGGTGAACCGGAGTCACGTCCACGAGCGGCTCTCTTCGGAGGTCGTGGGCAGGCTCGCGGAGGCGGTCAGTCCGCTCAGGGCCGGGAACGGCGTGGACCTGGGGCCGCTCGTCGACGAGAAGATTTTCCGGACCAGCGAGGAACACGTCGCGGACACACCGGAAAAGGGCGGGTGGGGGCGGCGGGAGGACGGCGCCTGA
- a CDS encoding aldehyde dehydrogenase family protein — protein sequence MRADPTPDLRTMTGETLGPVVGVMPFADLEDAIRLANDSISGLAAFAFTRDLARGLRLAGAFGAGSVWINDVHRRGQAGTPRRSRRSRRFAANRSRWRRRSGRRLLVRRLHRGRSLLLACRERESGPAR from the coding sequence GTGCGGGCCGATCCCACGCCCGACCTGCGGACCATGACCGGGGAGACCCTCGGCCCGGTGGTGGGCGTGATGCCCTTTGCGGACCTGGAGGACGCCATCCGCCTGGCGAACGACAGCATCTCCGGTCTGGCCGCCTTCGCCTTCACCCGCGACCTCGCCCGGGGGCTGCGGCTGGCCGGGGCGTTCGGGGCGGGAAGCGTGTGGATCAACGACGTTCACCGCAGGGGGCAGGCGGGGACACCGCGAAGATCGAGGAGGTCCAGAAGATTCGCCGCGAACCGATCTCGCTGGAGGCGCCGGTCGGGAAGGAGACTCTTGGTCCGGCGACTTCATCGCGGACGATCACTTCTCCTCGCCTGCCGGGAACGCGAGTCGGGCCCCGCCCGGTGA
- a CDS encoding sigma factor-like helix-turn-helix DNA-binding protein — MTSWTGRREREAQVLRLRHGLLDGRQHTPEEVGQVLPVTRERVRQIEHKALHKLKGQQGRTRRLRDVPEECGEGWRGERAGAPSFHHAGVPVGCPEHRR; from the coding sequence GTGACCTCCTGGACCGGGCGCCGGGAGCGGGAGGCGCAGGTCCTCCGGCTGCGCCACGGCCTCTTGGACGGCCGCCAGCACACGCCGGAGGAGGTCGGGCAGGTGCTCCCCGTCACCCGTGAGCGGGTGCGGCAGATCGAGCACAAGGCCCTGCACAAGCTCAAGGGTCAGCAAGGGCGCACCCGCAGGCTGCGCGACGTTCCCGAAGAGTGTGGGGAAGGCTGGCGTGGGGAGAGAGCGGGTGCGCCCTCCTTTCACCACGCGGGCGTCCCGGTGGGGTGCCCCGAACACAGGCGGTGA
- a CDS encoding cobalt-precorrin-7 (C(5))-methyltransferase yields MIVCVGAGPGHLDFLTRRGASLVEGADIVAGFDAVVDVVRPLIPEGAGVVTMGYRDQVARLAEVAALHHAGKRCVVVFMGDIHFSGFQYLERVETACGHPVETVPGISSAQMLASRGRVCFDETTFLTFHRRGDLTPFKTHLRDVLRAGRNAIVIPRPWDFMPKDVASYLLAGGVSAAHRVEVWENLTRTEATWAGTLGELEGRDFSDMSILLIRALTPLPTGLEGER; encoded by the coding sequence GTGATCGTCTGCGTCGGTGCCGGTCCCGGCCACCTCGACTTCCTGACCCGGCGTGGCGCATCCCTCGTCGAGGGGGCCGACATAGTGGCGGGCTTCGACGCCGTGGTGGACGTGGTGCGGCCCCTGATTCCCGAGGGAGCCGGGGTCGTCACGATGGGCTACCGCGATCAGGTGGCGCGGCTCGCCGAGGTCGCCGCCCTCCATCACGCCGGGAAACGCTGCGTCGTCGTGTTCATGGGTGACATCCACTTCTCGGGCTTTCAGTACCTGGAGCGGGTGGAGACGGCCTGCGGGCACCCGGTCGAGACGGTGCCGGGCATCTCCAGCGCGCAGATGCTGGCGAGCCGGGGCCGCGTCTGCTTCGACGAGACGACCTTCCTCACCTTCCACCGCCGGGGCGACCTGACGCCCTTCAAGACCCACCTGCGCGACGTGCTGCGGGCCGGACGTAACGCCATCGTGATTCCGCGCCCGTGGGACTTCATGCCGAAGGACGTGGCCTCGTACTTGCTTGCGGGAGGAGTAAGCGCCGCACACCGGGTCGAGGTCTGGGAGAACCTGACGCGGACGGAGGCGACCTGGGCGGGCACGCTGGGCGAGCTGGAGGGGCGGGACTTCTCCGACATGAGCATCCTGTTGATCCGCGCGCTGACACCCCTGCCCACGGGTTTAGAGGGAGAACGATGA
- a CDS encoding precorrin-8X methylmutase yields MNDYAIILAAHGSRDPASAAQFEELVREVKALEPNRVITHGFLEFNTPTIDEAAREAVASGAREIVLVPGVLLAATHAKNDLPSELNALRREFPHVTFHYGAAMDLHPALLDVCRERLIEAEAGAAGEVRRDETLLLLVGRGTTDPDANGDVHKLARFLEEGLGYGASLVCYSGTARPDLPTGLARAARLGFTRVIVLPYLLFDGVLARRVRSAVEAAAQRWPGTEFLTASHLGPHPKVARVFLERAREGVQGHGHMNCSLCKYRVGVVGYEAQVGEPQVGHHGAVRGLLAGGEAPGPKVIRPYEPHPIEAQSFEIIEGLRDWSAVNAADRYAMQRLVHTAGDPGIVEDLSFSPGATEAGVMAILRGLTVVTDVTMVQSGLKRQLLSELGVRVWCGVHDAETHLLSREAGITRSAAGIRRAYEKFGNDCIVAIGDAPTAIFETVRLIRERRWRPGLVIGLPVGFVGTRESKAALRACLSVPRVTNVGTRGGSPWASSVVNALMIEAQNRLAAVSAAGAGT; encoded by the coding sequence ATGAACGACTACGCGATCATCCTCGCCGCGCACGGCAGCCGCGACCCGGCGAGCGCAGCGCAGTTCGAGGAGCTGGTGCGGGAGGTCAAGGCGCTGGAGCCGAACCGCGTCATCACCCACGGCTTCCTCGAATTCAACACGCCCACCATCGACGAGGCGGCGCGGGAGGCGGTGGCGTCGGGAGCGCGCGAGATCGTCCTCGTGCCCGGCGTCCTCCTCGCCGCCACGCACGCGAAAAACGACCTGCCGAGCGAGCTGAACGCCCTGCGCCGCGAGTTCCCGCACGTCACCTTCCACTACGGGGCGGCGATGGACCTCCACCCCGCCCTCCTCGACGTATGCCGCGAGCGGCTGATCGAGGCGGAGGCGGGTGCGGCGGGTGAGGTCAGACGGGACGAGACGCTCCTCCTCCTCGTCGGGCGGGGCACCACCGACCCGGACGCGAACGGGGACGTTCACAAGCTGGCGCGCTTTCTGGAGGAGGGGCTGGGGTACGGGGCGAGCCTGGTCTGCTACAGCGGGACGGCCAGGCCCGACCTTCCCACCGGCCTCGCCCGCGCCGCCCGTCTCGGTTTCACGCGGGTGATCGTGCTGCCGTACCTCCTCTTCGATGGGGTGCTCGCCCGCCGGGTGCGCTCGGCGGTGGAGGCCGCCGCCCAACGCTGGCCGGGCACCGAGTTTCTGACCGCCTCCCACTTAGGGCCGCATCCCAAGGTCGCGCGGGTGTTTCTGGAGCGGGCGCGCGAGGGGGTGCAGGGCCACGGGCACATGAACTGCTCGCTGTGCAAGTACCGGGTGGGCGTCGTGGGCTACGAGGCGCAGGTCGGCGAGCCGCAGGTGGGGCACCACGGGGCGGTGCGGGGCCTGCTGGCAGGTGGAGAGGCGCCGGGGCCGAAGGTCATCCGGCCCTACGAGCCCCACCCCATCGAGGCGCAGTCCTTCGAGATCATCGAGGGGTTGCGGGACTGGTCGGCGGTGAACGCGGCGGACCGCTACGCGATGCAACGCCTCGTCCACACGGCGGGCGACCCCGGCATCGTGGAGGACCTGTCCTTCTCGCCGGGCGCGACCGAGGCGGGCGTCATGGCGATCCTGCGCGGCCTGACCGTCGTGACGGACGTGACGATGGTGCAGAGCGGCCTCAAGCGCCAGCTTCTCTCCGAACTCGGCGTGCGGGTCTGGTGCGGGGTCCACGACGCGGAGACACACCTGCTGAGCCGTGAGGCCGGGATCACCCGTTCGGCGGCGGGCATCCGTCGGGCCTACGAGAAGTTCGGCAACGACTGCATCGTCGCCATCGGGGACGCGCCCACCGCCATTTTCGAGACGGTGCGCCTGATCCGCGAGCGGCGCTGGCGGCCCGGGCTGGTGATCGGCCTGCCCGTGGGCTTCGTGGGCACGCGGGAGAGCAAGGCCGCGTTGCGTGCCTGCCTGAGCGTCCCCCGGGTCACGAACGTGGGCACGCGCGGCGGGAGTCCGTGGGCGAGCAGCGTCGTGAACGCGCTGATGATCGAGGCGCAAAACCGTCTGGCGGCCGTGTCCGCCGCCGGGGCAGGGACGTGA
- the cbiD gene encoding cobalt-precorrin-5B (C(1))-methyltransferase CbiD, which produces MSLLVTPPARLDLNLPASNGMRRGFTTGSAATTALKAALLLLVRAETTGEVEITLPDGDQSLLLPVQNVRLTDVGAYAEVVKDGGDDPDATHRATLWVTVTPLPDPRLPMTFHAGEGVGTVTAPGIRVPVGEPAINPVPREMMRRAAHEVAGHEAFAVTVGCVNGEAIARKTFNPRLGIVGGISILGTTGIVEPMSLEAYMASVEVYVRVAVHARPEAVVLTPGKLGRDYAREALNVPPQAIVQMSNFVGAALNALQNALEETGHPLPLLLVAGHPGKLAKVLNGDWNTHSQHSGMAMNAVARVAEGLGVDAPTVQALAEANTVDACVALLAEHERGAEVWEEVARQVAQALHERASGVGRVRVALFALDGTGLGEAEA; this is translated from the coding sequence GTGAGCCTGCTCGTGACGCCACCCGCCCGCCTCGATCTGAACTTGCCCGCCTCCAACGGGATGCGGCGCGGCTTCACCACGGGGAGCGCGGCGACGACGGCCTTGAAGGCGGCCCTGCTCCTGCTCGTCCGTGCGGAGACGACGGGCGAGGTAGAGATCACGCTGCCGGACGGGGACCAGAGCCTCCTCCTGCCCGTGCAGAACGTCCGTCTGACCGATGTGGGGGCATACGCGGAAGTCGTCAAAGACGGTGGGGACGACCCGGACGCGACGCACAGGGCGACCCTGTGGGTAACCGTTACTCCCCTCCCCGACCCGCGCCTGCCGATGACCTTCCACGCCGGAGAGGGGGTTGGCACGGTAACGGCGCCCGGCATCCGCGTTCCCGTGGGCGAGCCCGCCATCAACCCCGTTCCGCGCGAGATGATGCGGCGGGCGGCGCACGAGGTCGCAGGCCACGAAGCCTTCGCGGTGACGGTGGGCTGCGTGAACGGCGAGGCCATCGCCCGCAAGACATTCAACCCCCGGCTGGGCATCGTGGGCGGCATCAGCATCCTGGGCACGACGGGGATCGTGGAGCCGATGAGCCTGGAAGCGTACATGGCCTCCGTGGAGGTCTACGTCCGCGTGGCCGTCCACGCCCGCCCGGAGGCGGTGGTCCTGACCCCCGGCAAGCTGGGCCGCGACTACGCCCGGGAGGCGCTGAACGTGCCTCCACAGGCCATCGTCCAGATGAGCAATTTTGTGGGGGCGGCGCTGAACGCCCTTCAAAACGCGCTGGAAGAGACCGGCCACCCACTCCCCCTCCTCCTCGTCGCCGGGCACCCCGGCAAACTCGCCAAGGTGCTCAACGGCGACTGGAATACGCACAGTCAGCACAGCGGCATGGCGATGAACGCGGTGGCGAGAGTCGCCGAGGGGCTGGGGGTGGATGCGCCGACCGTGCAAGCCCTTGCAGAGGCAAACACGGTGGACGCGTGCGTAGCTCTACTCGCCGAACACGAACGCGGCGCGGAGGTGTGGGAGGAGGTCGCGCGGCAGGTCGCACAGGCGCTCCATGAGCGCGCGTCGGGGGTGGGTCGAGTTCGAGTCGCCCTCTTCGCCCTCGACGGCACGGGGTTGGGGGAGGCGGAAGCGTGA
- the cobI gene encoding precorrin-2 C(20)-methyltransferase: MTQPGTFYGLGVGPGSYGLLPVAALEVLQGADLIYAPRSRVSEASVALTALRDLDFPRERVREVEFNMDGDDARLGEHYAILAREIAAHQRAGHSVAYLTIGDAMTYSTLGYLVAALGREAPELPRHVLPGVTSYATAAALTGFSLGEGKERVLILPCPDDLDALRADILSHDVVVLMKVGRRMAVVLSLLADLGILEHCALAHRLGLDGEVVLPSLNPAPDAGRLGYLSVVLIRRSSPRRFS; encoded by the coding sequence GTGACCCAGCCCGGCACCTTCTACGGCCTCGGCGTTGGTCCCGGCTCCTACGGCCTCCTGCCTGTCGCCGCGCTCGAAGTCCTGCAAGGAGCTGACCTCATCTACGCCCCGCGCTCCCGGGTGTCGGAGGCGTCGGTGGCGCTGACCGCCCTGCGGGACCTCGACTTCCCCCGCGAACGGGTGCGGGAGGTCGAGTTCAACATGGACGGCGACGACGCGCGGCTGGGTGAGCATTACGCCATCCTCGCCCGTGAGATCGCCGCACACCAGCGGGCCGGGCACAGCGTCGCCTACCTGACCATTGGTGACGCGATGACGTACAGCACGTTGGGCTACCTCGTCGCCGCTCTGGGACGTGAGGCGCCCGAGTTGCCCCGGCACGTTCTTCCCGGCGTGACGAGTTACGCGACCGCCGCCGCCCTGACCGGCTTCAGCCTCGGGGAGGGGAAGGAACGGGTGCTCATCCTGCCCTGCCCGGACGACCTGGACGCGCTGCGGGCCGACATCCTCTCCCACGATGTGGTCGTCCTGATGAAGGTGGGGCGGCGCATGGCGGTCGTGTTGAGCCTGCTCGCCGACCTCGGCATCCTCGAACATTGCGCCCTGGCGCACCGCCTGGGGCTGGACGGGGAGGTCGTGCTGCCCTCGCTGAACCCCGCCCCCGACGCGGGCCGACTGGGCTACCTGAGCGTCGTCCTCATCCGCAGGTCATCTCCCCGGAGGTTTTCTTGA
- the cobM gene encoding precorrin-4 C(11)-methyltransferase — MKVYFIGAGPGAPDLITLRGARLLASCRLILYAGSLVPEAVLEHAHPDAERVNTAGLNLDEQVALYRRASEQGLDVARVHSGDPAIYGATAEQMRALRELGIDYEVVPGVSSFTACAAVLGAELTRPNVTQTVILTRASGRASPVPERENLRGLAEHGASLCVFLGGNQLPEIVADLLDTYGPDMPVALVQRASQPQERRHVSTLGRLLSEIRVSEWTLTTMLIVSPALSEPEALETTSRLYDPSYAHRFRRAVKEGGEA; from the coding sequence TTGAAGGTCTACTTCATCGGCGCGGGCCCTGGTGCCCCCGATCTGATCACCCTGCGCGGCGCACGGCTGCTGGCGTCGTGCCGCCTCATCCTCTACGCCGGGTCGCTCGTGCCCGAGGCGGTGCTGGAACATGCCCACCCTGACGCCGAGCGGGTGAACACGGCGGGGCTGAACCTGGACGAGCAGGTGGCGCTGTACCGCCGCGCATCAGAACAGGGGCTGGACGTGGCCCGTGTCCACAGCGGCGATCCTGCCATCTACGGGGCGACCGCCGAGCAGATGCGCGCCCTGCGGGAACTGGGCATCGACTACGAGGTCGTGCCGGGGGTGAGCAGCTTCACCGCCTGCGCCGCCGTGCTGGGGGCCGAACTGACCCGCCCGAACGTCACCCAGACCGTGATCCTCACCCGCGCCTCGGGTCGGGCGAGCCCCGTCCCCGAGCGGGAGAACCTGCGCGGGCTGGCCGAGCACGGGGCGAGCCTGTGCGTCTTCCTGGGCGGGAATCAACTGCCCGAGATCGTGGCCGACCTGCTGGACACCTACGGTCCCGACATGCCCGTCGCCCTGGTGCAGCGGGCGAGCCAGCCCCAGGAGCGGCGGCACGTGAGCACGCTGGGCCGTCTCCTCTCGGAGATTCGGGTCAGCGAGTGGACGTTGACCACCATGCTGATCGTCAGCCCGGCGCTGAGCGAGCCGGAGGCGTTGGAGACGACGAGCCGCCTGTACGACCCCTCCTACGCCCACCGCTTCCGCCGCGCCGTGAAGGAAGGGGGGGAGGCGTGA